One genomic window of Brevundimonas vesicularis includes the following:
- the cysS gene encoding cysteine--tRNA ligase produces the protein MPLHIHDTLRREKRLFEPRNKDRVTLYVCGPTVYDYAHIGNARPPVVFDVLVRLLRRTYGADHVIYARNVTDVDDKINQKAAREGVPIGEVTARYEAAYLADMGLLNVSPPDIAPHVTDYIPAIVDQIQAIVDAGCAYAAEGHVLFDVSSYKAYGALSGRNLDDMIAGARVEVAPYKKNPHDFVLWKPSKADEPSWPSPWGEGRPGWHIECSAMIEKTLGLPIDIHGGGIDLVFPHHENEIAQGVCAHGHAHGDQAHDEYARYWMHNGFLTVDAEKMSKSVGNVLLLHDLVQAMPGEVVRWALLSAHYRQPLDWNQGLLEQSRKNLDRLYGVLRDADTALTDFDEATLDEAEMELAENALDPVLDALEDDLNTPGAIAQLFGLGNALRELLNDAEADINDVAMARWSLKEAAGLLGVLSLTPDAWFEGGDPALKAEVEALLDQRAKARAAKDWPEADRIRDRLNALNVVVMDGPDGATWRVKG, from the coding sequence ATGCCGCTGCACATCCACGACACCCTGCGCCGTGAAAAGCGCCTGTTCGAGCCTCGAAACAAGGATCGTGTGACCCTCTATGTCTGCGGCCCCACGGTCTATGACTACGCCCACATCGGCAATGCGCGCCCGCCGGTGGTGTTCGACGTCCTGGTGCGTCTGCTGCGCCGGACCTATGGCGCGGACCATGTGATCTACGCCCGCAACGTCACCGACGTGGACGACAAGATCAATCAGAAGGCCGCGCGCGAGGGCGTGCCGATCGGAGAAGTCACGGCCCGCTACGAAGCCGCCTATCTGGCCGACATGGGCCTGCTGAACGTCTCGCCGCCCGATATCGCGCCCCACGTCACTGACTACATCCCGGCCATCGTCGATCAGATCCAGGCCATCGTCGACGCCGGCTGCGCCTATGCGGCCGAGGGCCACGTCCTGTTCGACGTCTCGTCCTACAAGGCCTACGGCGCCCTGTCGGGCCGGAACCTGGACGACATGATCGCCGGCGCCCGCGTCGAGGTCGCGCCCTACAAGAAGAACCCCCACGATTTCGTTCTGTGGAAGCCGTCCAAGGCAGACGAGCCGTCCTGGCCGTCGCCGTGGGGCGAGGGGCGTCCTGGCTGGCACATCGAATGCTCGGCCATGATTGAAAAGACCCTGGGCCTGCCCATCGACATTCATGGCGGCGGCATCGACCTGGTCTTCCCTCACCATGAGAACGAGATCGCCCAGGGCGTCTGCGCCCATGGCCATGCGCATGGCGATCAGGCCCATGACGAATACGCCCGCTACTGGATGCACAACGGCTTTCTGACCGTGGATGCCGAGAAGATGTCCAAGTCTGTCGGCAACGTCCTGCTGCTGCACGACCTGGTCCAGGCCATGCCGGGCGAGGTCGTCCGCTGGGCCCTGCTGAGCGCCCACTACCGCCAGCCGCTGGACTGGAACCAGGGCCTTCTGGAACAGAGCCGCAAGAACCTGGACCGGCTGTATGGCGTCCTGCGCGACGCCGATACGGCCCTGACCGACTTCGATGAGGCGACGCTGGACGAGGCCGAGATGGAGCTGGCCGAGAACGCCCTGGATCCGGTGTTGGACGCGCTTGAGGACGACCTCAACACGCCGGGCGCCATCGCCCAGCTGTTCGGGCTGGGCAACGCCCTGCGCGAGCTGCTGAACGACGCCGAGGCCGATATCAACGATGTCGCCATGGCCCGCTGGAGCCTGAAGGAAGCGGCCGGGCTGCTCGGCGTTCTGTCGCTGACGCCGGACGCCTGGTTCGAGGGCGGCGATCCCGCCCTGAAGGCCGAGGTCGAAGCTCTGCTGGACCAACGCGCCAAGGCCCGCGCCGCAAAGGACTGGCCCGAGGCCGACCGCATCCGCGACCGCCTGAACGCCCTGAACGTCGTCGTCATGGACGGCCCCGACGGCGCCACCTGGCGCGTGAAGGGGTAG
- the folE gene encoding GTP cyclohydrolase I FolE, whose product MSVTPAKPVLVSDETPKSAEVARPSREQALEAVRTLIAWAGDNPNRPGLIDTPKRVVDAYGEWFDGYDADAGKELSRTFEDVTGYDDMVILRDIEVESHCEHHLAPFLGKAYVAYLPGEKVVGISKLARVVEIYARRLQNQETLTNDIIDAIESHLQPRGVAVLVDAEHQCMTTRGVHHRHVSTITTRFTGAFKDDPTLADRFLKLAKA is encoded by the coding sequence ATGAGCGTCACCCCCGCCAAGCCCGTCCTCGTCAGCGACGAAACCCCCAAGTCCGCTGAAGTTGCGCGCCCGTCGCGCGAACAGGCGCTGGAGGCCGTGCGCACCCTGATCGCCTGGGCTGGCGACAATCCGAACCGTCCCGGCCTGATCGACACGCCCAAGCGGGTGGTCGACGCCTATGGCGAATGGTTCGACGGCTATGACGCCGATGCGGGCAAGGAGCTGAGCCGCACCTTCGAGGACGTGACCGGTTATGACGACATGGTCATCCTGCGCGACATCGAGGTGGAGAGCCACTGCGAGCACCACCTGGCCCCGTTCCTGGGCAAGGCCTATGTCGCCTATCTGCCCGGTGAGAAGGTGGTCGGCATCTCCAAGCTGGCGCGGGTCGTCGAGATCTATGCGCGGCGCCTGCAGAACCAGGAAACCCTGACCAACGACATCATCGACGCCATCGAATCGCACCTTCAGCCGCGCGGGGTGGCGGTGCTGGTCGACGCCGAGCACCAGTGCATGACCACGCGCGGCGTGCATCATCGGCACGTTTCGACCATCACGACCCGCTTCACCGGCGCCTTCAAGGACGATCCTACCTTGGCGGACCGCTTTTTGAAGCTGGCCAAGGCCTGA
- a CDS encoding biopolymer transporter ExbD, which produces MAAKIGGSGGDKHTIEQTADINITPFIDILLVLMIIFMVAAPMATVSIRLDLPPAQPPAPNDIQKEPVYITIQENGQLFLSDKQTSIDNLATDVCTALGGGACQEERVFVRAQPEVKYSQFMEVMNKMQENGFFKVGLLNEDIE; this is translated from the coding sequence ATGGCTGCGAAGATCGGCGGTTCCGGTGGGGACAAGCACACGATCGAACAGACGGCGGATATCAACATCACGCCGTTCATCGACATTCTGCTGGTGCTCATGATCATCTTCATGGTCGCCGCACCGATGGCGACCGTGTCGATCCGTCTGGACCTGCCGCCCGCACAGCCGCCGGCGCCGAACGATATCCAGAAGGAACCGGTGTACATCACCATCCAGGAAAACGGTCAGCTGTTCCTGTCGGACAAGCAAACCTCGATCGACAACCTGGCCACTGACGTCTGCACCGCCCTGGGCGGCGGCGCCTGCCAGGAAGAGCGCGTCTTCGTCCGCGCCCAGCCGGAAGTGAAGTACTCGCAGTTCATGGAAGTCATGAACAAGATGCAGGAGAACGGCTTCTTCAAAGTCGGCCTGCTGAACGAAGACATCGAATAG